CGGTATTCATGGCGTCACCTGGACTGCGTTTTCGGTACCTCCTCACTAGTCCCCGGACTCCTGAAACTGCCGGCCCGGACCAAGCGGCGGGGGCAAACATGTTATAATACCCTGTACCGAGTCCCTCGGTTAAATTCAGCAAAAAACACCCTCCGCTGTGTGCAAGATCAACAGGCGGAATCCGTACAGGGAGGTAAGATCATGAATAGGGAACGGTTCGATTATCTGTGCAGACAGGCAGAAAGCGGACACGATACTTATGTTTCCCATGGTTCAAGCAACCAGGAAGGACGGGTAGAGAGTTGCTCCATGGGACATTTGATCGTGGAAACCAATGACGGCAATCGCCGCTGTTGGGATTTCAGCGAGTGCGCTGAAATTGATAAATCAGGTTAACCTGTGTTGAAAACTCCGGAGGGGATTTCCGTTTTCTCGGAGATCTCCTCCGGGCCTGCCTTGAGGGAATTGTCATTTCCGACACTGAGCCGCCGAAAAGCACTCCCGGTTTTTTCGGCTCCACCTTTCGAAGTCTTCCCGTGTATTGAGATTGACGAACATGAATTCAGGGTTATAGAACCGTATTTCACCCTCGGTCAGATAAAGCAGATTCAGCTGCTGAATAAACTCGACAACCGATTTCTTCCCCTCCCCCAGAAAATTTTCGATATCCGGCACAATCTCCCGTCCATAAAAGGCATTGAAAGGTTCCAGGGAGTTTTGCAGGCGCGTTACACAACCGGAACAGGAACGGCCCAGCAGTCGCCTTTTCATATATTGAACATAGTCGATATTGATATGAGGCATGTCGCATGCAATGACGTAGGCGTATCGCGACATGGCGTATTTCAATCCGACATGAATCCCGCTGAGTGGCCCTCCCTCGGGGATTTCATCGCTGACCACCACAAAACCGGTATCGTGATAAAGTTCGGGATTGTTGGTAACGACAATCAACTGGTGAAACAAGCCGCCCAGGCACTCCTCATGGAATCGCGTAAGGTAGCGGTTGTTGACCTGCAACTGCTGCTTGTCGAATCCCATACGGCGGCTTTTGCCC
This portion of the Syntrophotaleaceae bacterium genome encodes:
- a CDS encoding molybdenum cofactor guanylyltransferase, whose protein sequence is MEFGSAIILAGGKSRRMGFDKQQLQVNNRYLTRFHEECLGGLFHQLIVVTNNPELYHDTGFVVVSDEIPEGGPLSGIHVGLKYAMSRYAYVIACDMPHINIDYVQYMKRRLLGRSCSGCVTRLQNSLEPFNAFYGREIVPDIENFLGEGKKSVVEFIQQLNLLYLTEGEIRFYNPEFMFVNLNTREDFERWSRKNRECFSAAQCRK